Proteins encoded by one window of Rutidosis leptorrhynchoides isolate AG116_Rl617_1_P2 chromosome 7, CSIRO_AGI_Rlap_v1, whole genome shotgun sequence:
- the LOC139859978 gene encoding dirigent protein 21-like, translating to MVVHSISRYLLIILSLFLFSLVIIECKSIKFSTSLSPKSLDLKIEKLTHLHFYLQAIIGGDHPSEVKVAGPNTSFIAFGTLEVEDDNLTVSPDVNSMTIGRAQGILASADQNELAYLNVLIFEFTKGVYANSTLSLLGRNQIDVPNREIPIVGGSGVFRLSRGFAITSRIRFIPNSSVVLVFGCYVLHY from the coding sequence ATGGTTGTTCACAGTATCTCACGATATTTGCTCATCATTCTTAGCCTTTTTCTATTTTCACTTGTTATTATTGAATGTAAATCTATAAAATTCTCAACAAGTTTGTCACCAAAATCACTTGATTTAAAGATAGAAAAGCTAACACACCTTCACTTCTATTTGCAAGCCATAATAGGTGGTGATCATCCCTCCGAGGTCAAAGTAGCCGGTCCTAACACCTCATTTATTGCATTTGGAACTTTAGAGGTGGAAGATGATAACTTAACGGTGAGTCCAGACGTGAACTCTATGACCATAGGAAGAGCTCAAGGAATATTAGCATCTGCCGACCAAAATGAACTTGCATATCTGAATGTTTTAATTTTCGAGTTCACTAAAGGAGTGTACGCGAATAGTACTTTGAGTTTATTAGGGAGGAACCAAATTGATGTACCAAATAGAGAAATTCCTATTGTTGGTGGATCCGGGGTTTTTCGACTTTCACGTGGTTTTGCCATCACAAGCCGAATTAGATTCATTCCGAACAGCAGTGTGGTACTTGTATTCGGCTGTTATGTCCTCCACTACTGA